In Periplaneta americana isolate PAMFEO1 chromosome 4, P.americana_PAMFEO1_priV1, whole genome shotgun sequence, one DNA window encodes the following:
- the LOC138697890 gene encoding mantle protein-like: protein MKILVYTILLAVSLALAEEQKEKKTVKRGLHGGHSFGGGDEHLSLGDFGGGDDHSFGSSFGGSLGGGEEHKKEEKIKSIVITKEVKIPVPHPVPYTVEKKVPVPVKVHVPVHVEKKVPVPVHVPKPYPVVIEKKVPVTIEKKVPYPVEVPVKVPYFVPHHIHVPKPYPVPVHVPKPVHIPVIIEKKVPVFIKKHHHHH from the coding sequence GTCTACACTATTCTCTTGGCCGTCTCCTTGGCTCTGGCGGaagagcagaaggaaaaaaagacgGTGAAGCGAGGTTTGCATGGCGGCCATTCTTTCGGAGGCGGTGACGAGCACCTCAGCTTAGGAGACTTCGGCGGCGGCGATGACCACTCTTTCGGAAGCAGTTTCGGGGGCAGTTTGGGAGGAGGAGAGGAGCACAAGAAAGAGGAGAAGATCAAGTCCATTGTTATCACCAAGGAGGTCAAGATCCCTGTTCCTCATCCCGTACCTTACACCGTAGAGAAGAAGGTCCCTGTCCCTGTCAAGGTCCACGTCCCCGTGCATGTCGAGAAGAAGGTACCAGTCCCTGTTCACGTCCCTAAGCCTTACCCCGTTGTAATTGAAAAGAAAGTTCCAGTCACAATCGAAAAGAAAGTCCCCTACCCGGTAGAGGTACCCGTCAAGGTGCCGTACTTTGTCCCACATCATATCCACGTCCCCAAGCCGTACCCCGTCCCTGTGCACGTGCCAAAGCCCGTGCACATCCCTGTGATCATAGAAAAGAAAGTTCCGGTCTTCATCAAGaagcatcaccaccaccactga